One window of the Marinoscillum sp. 108 genome contains the following:
- a CDS encoding glycosyltransferase family 4 protein encodes MRIGVTYIVSNINKSLAFEWIAKDLDHDKFKLSFILLNDHSSDLEKYLISIDIPVKTMKILSFWSKILTFLRLTLYFLKQKPEIVHAHLYEAGYMGITAAWCAGVKCRIYTRHYSTLHHHYFPKGKLVDSWINRRATKLIAVSENVRQVLTGLEGVPASKVKVVHHGFELSGFSEVLERDVAALREKYTIPKESFPVVGMISRYTHWKGIQFAIPAFRKLLQIYPDAILILANANGDYKKEIEDILDKTLEERNYREIAFEADIQSLYQLFDVFVHVPIDNHSEAFGQIYVEAMAAGVPSVFTLSGVAGEFVIHKDNALIVDFQSEDAIFEALKELLGNSELRNQISISGSATVKESFSLKKMISSLETTYQTQLGI; translated from the coding sequence ATGAGGATAGGTGTAACATACATTGTCTCTAACATCAACAAATCACTTGCTTTTGAGTGGATAGCTAAAGATCTGGATCATGACAAGTTCAAACTTTCCTTTATTCTTCTCAATGATCATTCCTCTGATCTGGAAAAGTATCTGATCTCCATTGATATTCCTGTGAAAACCATGAAGATTTTGAGCTTCTGGTCTAAAATCCTGACCTTCCTGAGGCTAACCCTATATTTTCTAAAGCAAAAACCGGAAATCGTTCATGCTCACCTTTATGAGGCTGGATACATGGGAATCACAGCAGCCTGGTGTGCCGGTGTTAAATGCAGAATTTATACCAGACATTATTCTACACTGCATCATCATTATTTTCCCAAAGGGAAATTGGTAGACAGTTGGATCAATCGGAGGGCAACCAAGCTCATTGCTGTTTCAGAAAACGTCCGCCAGGTCCTTACAGGACTTGAAGGTGTGCCAGCATCTAAGGTAAAGGTGGTGCATCATGGCTTTGAATTATCTGGTTTTAGTGAGGTGTTGGAGCGCGATGTGGCGGCACTTCGTGAAAAGTACACTATTCCAAAAGAATCATTTCCGGTGGTGGGCATGATTAGCAGGTACACACACTGGAAGGGTATTCAATTCGCTATTCCGGCGTTCAGAAAATTGTTGCAGATTTACCCAGACGCGATTTTGATTTTGGCAAACGCAAATGGTGATTATAAGAAGGAAATAGAAGATATCCTGGACAAAACTCTTGAAGAAAGGAACTATAGGGAAATTGCTTTTGAGGCTGACATTCAGTCATTATATCAATTGTTTGATGTGTTCGTTCATGTGCCTATAGATAACCACTCAGAGGCTTTCGGGCAGATCTACGTGGAGGCCATGGCTGCCGGAGTGCCCTCTGTTTTCACTTTGTCCGGGGTGGCTGGAGAGTTTGTGATACATAAAGACAACGCACTGATCGTTGACTTTCAGTCTGAAGACGCCATTTTCGAAGCCTTAAAAGAGCTCCTTGGAAATTCAGAGTTGAGAAATCAAATAAGTATAAGTGGGAGCGCTACTGTGAAGGAAAGTTTTTCACTTAAGAAAATGATCAGTTCCTTGGAAACTACTTATCAGACCCAATTGGGAATATGA